One genomic segment of Lewinellaceae bacterium includes these proteins:
- a CDS encoding amidohydrolase family protein has translation MTRIDSHQHFWRYSPATHGWINEEMSVLKRDFLPPDLAPLLHAQRMDGCVAVQAAQHEGETDFLIELADQYPFIKGVVGWVDLRAANVQERLSHYAQYPVVKGFRHIVQDEPNPRFLLDPDFCRGIAALQEFGFTYDILVYPIHLEVAYLFASRFPDQPFVLDHLAKPYIREQKLEPWATQIRKLASLPNLSCKLSGMVTEANWTAWQFADFRPYAEVILDAFGPDRVMVGSDWPVCLLAGTYPKVISLAEILISDRTAKEQARIMGLNAQRFYNLTD, from the coding sequence ATGACACGCATCGACAGTCACCAGCATTTCTGGCGTTATAGCCCCGCTACCCATGGATGGATCAACGAAGAGATGTCCGTGCTGAAACGGGACTTCCTGCCCCCGGATCTGGCACCTCTGCTCCATGCCCAACGCATGGATGGTTGTGTGGCCGTCCAGGCTGCCCAGCACGAAGGCGAGACGGATTTCCTGATCGAATTAGCGGATCAATACCCTTTCATCAAAGGCGTTGTGGGATGGGTGGATTTGCGTGCCGCCAATGTACAGGAACGTCTGTCGCATTATGCCCAATATCCCGTGGTGAAGGGCTTTCGCCATATCGTCCAGGATGAACCCAATCCACGGTTTCTTCTGGATCCTGACTTCTGCCGTGGAATAGCAGCATTGCAGGAATTTGGGTTTACTTACGACATCCTCGTCTACCCCATCCACCTGGAAGTGGCCTACCTGTTTGCCTCCCGCTTCCCGGACCAACCATTTGTTCTGGATCACCTGGCCAAGCCTTACATCCGGGAACAAAAACTGGAACCCTGGGCCACCCAAATCCGGAAACTGGCATCGCTCCCTAATCTATCCTGCAAACTTTCCGGGATGGTAACCGAAGCCAATTGGACAGCATGGCAATTTGCCGATTTTCGGCCGTATGCGGAGGTCATTCTGGATGCTTTCGGTCCGGACCGGGTCATGGTTGGTTCGGACTGGCCGGTTTGTTTGCTCGCTGGCACCTACCCTAAAGTCATTTCCCTGGCAGAAATCCTGATTTCAGACCGGACGGCAAAAGAACAAGCCCGGATCATGGGTCTTAACGCACAACGATTTTATAACTTGACGGACTAA
- a CDS encoding T9SS type A sorting domain-containing protein, whose protein sequence is MIRSISILSLLFVWLMPAAIQGQTFHLEVLDGYGSGEYHPGDTVHIWAASHTRKVCNGWTGDVSFLENPGEWHARVVMPSKAISVQAVYLDLTPEMRFSETNIQGGDTLQHVWFYFPPQDEMLGVIWLFHGTNGSGSIWVNNIDNRQFSDYMMAHHYGLIAINSEETTLQRDLNGDGVYRWSYGGDTNLVDQTNIRAIRDTFIAQEAFTRATPMIAVGFSAGGAFTEFVANLFLWRAAINHCTAGNDILAEKAIVPYYHEINFHDENPDVGPEANAAAEIYYQEYLDRGICADLEWLNPQPVYPQRFTRSLLIDEKLSTEIYQELFDNGVLDENGYLKVNIPTLKVVVAANLANFPIVLALSEAQTNAVIDQLEACYAAHHFTVDFVAREEKFIREACTTSANKPVPVADRVLDVYPNPTREMIHIRGAFDEICIYNLQGEIVLRGKGNMLSLSTLSSGCYFLKAGNQFVKLIKE, encoded by the coding sequence ATGATCCGGTCTATATCTATACTCTCCTTGTTGTTCGTATGGTTGATGCCTGCTGCCATTCAAGGCCAAACCTTCCATCTTGAAGTACTGGATGGCTATGGTTCCGGAGAATATCATCCCGGAGATACCGTACACATTTGGGCTGCCAGTCACACCCGGAAAGTATGCAATGGATGGACCGGAGATGTATCCTTTTTAGAAAATCCTGGCGAATGGCATGCCCGGGTTGTCATGCCGTCAAAGGCTATTTCCGTGCAGGCTGTATATCTGGATTTGACACCGGAAATGCGATTTTCCGAAACAAATATACAGGGAGGGGATACCCTTCAGCATGTTTGGTTTTATTTTCCTCCCCAGGATGAAATGCTGGGTGTCATCTGGTTATTTCATGGGACCAACGGGAGTGGATCAATCTGGGTCAACAATATTGATAATCGTCAGTTTTCGGATTACATGATGGCACATCATTACGGTCTTATTGCCATCAATTCGGAAGAAACTACCCTACAGCGTGATCTAAATGGTGATGGAGTTTACCGGTGGAGCTACGGAGGAGACACCAATCTAGTCGATCAAACAAACATCCGGGCCATCCGCGATACATTTATTGCGCAGGAAGCGTTTACCAGGGCAACGCCGATGATTGCAGTCGGATTCTCAGCCGGGGGTGCATTCACAGAATTTGTAGCGAATCTTTTCCTCTGGCGGGCTGCAATCAATCATTGTACGGCAGGCAACGACATTTTGGCGGAAAAAGCCATTGTACCCTATTATCATGAGATCAATTTTCACGATGAAAATCCGGATGTAGGGCCCGAAGCCAATGCTGCTGCTGAAATTTATTATCAGGAATACCTTGACCGCGGCATTTGTGCCGATTTGGAATGGCTGAATCCACAACCGGTTTATCCCCAGCGATTTACCCGCTCATTGTTGATTGACGAGAAGCTATCCACAGAGATTTACCAGGAACTGTTTGATAATGGAGTTTTGGATGAGAATGGATATCTGAAGGTTAATATCCCCACTCTAAAGGTTGTTGTGGCCGCCAATCTTGCCAATTTTCCTATTGTTTTAGCCTTGTCGGAAGCTCAGACGAATGCAGTGATTGACCAATTGGAGGCTTGCTATGCGGCCCATCATTTTACGGTAGATTTTGTGGCCAGGGAGGAAAAGTTTATCCGCGAAGCCTGTACAACCAGCGCCAATAAGCCTGTTCCGGTAGCGGACCGGGTCCTGGATGTCTACCCGAATCCAACTCGTGAGATGATTCATATTCGCGGTGCTTTCGACGAAATCTGCATTTATAATTTACAGGGAGAGATCGTCCTGAGAGGAAAAGGCAATATGCTGTCACTCAGCACGCTATCCTCAGGATGCTATTTCCTGAAAGCTGGTAACCAGTTCGTCAAATTGATCAAGGAGTAA
- a CDS encoding patatin-like phospholipase family protein, whose translation MRALVISGGGNKGAFAGGIAQYLLQVAKREYDFFVGTSTGSLLVPMLSIGEVDRLKEAYTSVHQHDIFNINPFHIKRMPDGQINVSINHFNTFIQFVKGRKTFGESKNLRKLISRAMSPEDFERIRKNSNKRVIVTVSNLSRNVVEYKYARDNTYDDFCDWIWLSANLVPFMSLVVKNGNEYADGGFGNLVPLQEAINLGAKVIDVIVLNPRIREVVKPLSRNAFNVLTSSMDFMLTQIGQDDIFIGLLESRYTDVEVNFYHTPRKLTDNSFVFFPDIMKAWWEEGYQYAEKVVK comes from the coding sequence ATGCGGGCACTGGTCATATCGGGAGGAGGAAATAAAGGAGCATTTGCCGGAGGCATCGCGCAATACCTGCTGCAGGTAGCCAAGCGGGAATACGACTTTTTTGTGGGTACCTCTACCGGTAGTTTACTGGTCCCCATGCTCTCCATCGGTGAGGTAGACCGACTGAAGGAAGCCTATACTTCCGTCCATCAGCATGACATTTTTAACATCAATCCTTTCCACATCAAGCGCATGCCGGATGGTCAGATCAACGTCAGCATCAACCACTTCAACACCTTCATCCAGTTTGTGAAAGGAAGAAAGACGTTTGGTGAAAGCAAAAACCTCCGCAAGCTGATCAGCCGTGCCATGAGTCCCGAGGACTTTGAGCGCATCCGTAAAAACAGCAACAAGCGGGTGATCGTCACCGTGTCCAACCTCAGTCGCAATGTGGTAGAATACAAATATGCCCGGGACAATACGTATGATGATTTCTGCGACTGGATCTGGTTATCCGCCAACCTGGTACCTTTCATGAGTCTGGTCGTCAAGAACGGCAACGAATATGCGGATGGAGGCTTTGGCAATCTGGTACCCCTGCAGGAGGCCATCAATCTGGGAGCCAAAGTCATCGATGTGATCGTCCTGAATCCTCGCATCCGGGAAGTCGTCAAACCGCTTTCCCGCAATGCCTTTAATGTACTCACATCATCCATGGATTTTATGCTCACCCAGATCGGACAGGACGACATCTTCATCGGATTGCTGGAGAGCCGCTATACCGATGTGGAAGTCAATTTTTACCACACCCCAAGAAAACTGACGGATAATTCCTTTGTTTTTTTCCCGGACATCATGAAAGCGTGGTGGGAAGAGGGATACCAGTATGCGGAGAAAGTGGTGAAATGA
- a CDS encoding TerC/Alx family metal homeostasis membrane protein, which translates to MEQTPWIVFLVIYVALLFTDLIVLNRQHKAMSISQANKWALVWIAIGMSFGLVVYFFARQGDLETTSGQTALFQYWSGYLIELALSFDNVFVMLVILRYFKIPQDYYHRVLFWGIAGAIIFRGLLIGAGLWLVHLFEWVNYIFAAIILYTAYGMLKPQDESIRMEENRTVLFLKRLFPITKGHYDHHFFIRRMNITAATPLFIALIVIEITDILFAFDSIPAVLAISRDPYVVFASNLFAVLGLRALFFVVANLIQSFYYLHYSLVFILVFIAVKLIGNQWIHLPEWLSLGIILVALAIGILYSKYKEHTGPPPEH; encoded by the coding sequence ATGGAACAAACCCCCTGGATCGTTTTCCTGGTTATTTATGTCGCCCTGCTGTTCACCGATCTCATTGTACTGAATCGGCAGCATAAAGCCATGTCCATATCCCAGGCCAATAAATGGGCACTGGTATGGATAGCGATCGGGATGTCCTTTGGTCTGGTAGTCTACTTTTTCGCCCGCCAGGGAGACCTGGAGACCACATCCGGACAGACGGCGCTGTTCCAGTATTGGTCCGGGTACCTTATCGAACTGGCATTAAGCTTTGATAATGTGTTTGTGATGCTGGTGATCCTGCGGTATTTTAAGATCCCTCAGGATTACTATCACCGTGTATTGTTCTGGGGTATTGCCGGGGCCATCATTTTCCGCGGACTGTTGATCGGTGCAGGGCTTTGGCTGGTGCATCTCTTTGAATGGGTCAATTACATTTTTGCCGCCATCATCCTGTACACGGCCTATGGGATGCTGAAACCACAGGACGAAAGTATCAGGATGGAAGAGAATCGCACGGTCCTATTCCTGAAGCGATTATTTCCCATCACCAAAGGTCATTACGATCACCACTTCTTTATTCGCCGCATGAACATCACGGCTGCGACGCCCCTGTTCATCGCTTTGATCGTCATTGAAATAACCGACATCCTCTTTGCTTTTGACTCCATACCCGCAGTGCTGGCCATTTCCAGAGACCCATACGTCGTCTTTGCGTCGAATCTATTTGCCGTCCTGGGATTGCGGGCATTGTTTTTTGTGGTAGCCAACCTGATCCAGTCCTTTTATTACCTCCATTATTCCCTGGTGTTCATCCTGGTGTTTATTGCTGTGAAATTAATTGGCAATCAATGGATCCATTTGCCGGAATGGCTATCACTGGGGATCATTCTGGTTGCGCTCGCCATTGGTATATTGTATTCGAAGTATAAAGAACATACTGGTCCTCCCCCTGAGCATTGA
- a CDS encoding SDR family oxidoreductase, with translation MDLGLKDKVAIVTGGASGIGEAIVRVLAEEGAKPIILDKNREKADALAQELVAEGHHISVHILDLRRENACQDVVEEIAETYGSIDILINNAGVNDSVDLDRPMKDFVESLEKNLYHVVTMTRLCVPHLRYSKGAIVNIGSKVSVTGQGNTTGYAAAKGAIHALTREWAVRLLKDGIRINEVLPAETWTPLYEQWINSMPDGQERLKEIVARIPLGKRMTTPREIADMVVFLASDRASHITGQQIFVDGGYTHLDRAIR, from the coding sequence ATGGATTTGGGATTAAAAGATAAAGTTGCTATCGTCACCGGGGGAGCTTCCGGGATCGGTGAAGCCATCGTACGGGTGCTCGCCGAGGAAGGAGCCAAACCCATTATCCTGGACAAAAATCGCGAAAAAGCCGATGCCCTCGCCCAGGAACTGGTGGCAGAAGGCCATCACATCTCCGTCCATATCCTGGATCTTCGCAGAGAAAATGCCTGCCAGGATGTCGTTGAAGAAATTGCCGAAACCTATGGAAGCATCGACATCCTGATCAACAATGCCGGCGTGAACGACAGCGTGGACCTGGACCGGCCGATGAAGGATTTTGTAGAATCACTCGAAAAAAACCTCTACCACGTGGTCACCATGACCCGGTTGTGTGTGCCTCACCTCCGGTACAGCAAAGGGGCTATTGTCAACATTGGATCCAAGGTCTCCGTGACCGGTCAGGGCAATACCACTGGATACGCGGCCGCTAAAGGCGCGATCCATGCCCTTACCCGCGAGTGGGCCGTACGGCTGCTCAAAGATGGCATCCGTATCAATGAAGTCCTCCCCGCAGAAACCTGGACACCGCTTTATGAGCAATGGATCAACTCCATGCCGGATGGCCAGGAACGTTTGAAAGAGATCGTAGCCCGTATCCCATTGGGAAAGCGGATGACCACTCCCCGGGAGATCGCCGACATGGTGGTCTTTCTGGCTTCCGACCGCGCCTCCCACATCACCGGACAGCAGATCTTTGTGGATGGAGGGTACACGCATCTGGACCGGGCCATCCGCTGA
- a CDS encoding amidohydrolase, whose translation MNRIFTVLVLLGCLSEPGITQPGWTPVKKAIASNIDEQSPDLIGMSDAIWGFAETAFLESQSADVLAAYAEEQGFRVQRGVAEMPTSIVAEFGSGHPIIGILGEYDALPGLSQKSQVEKEPLVEGAPGHGCGHNLFGVASLGAATAIKDMIASGQLQGTVRFYGTPAEEKYFGKLYMARAGLFNDLDVCLDWHPGPVNDANTNSSMALIDYIIEFYGKAAHAALDPWNGRSAVDAMELYTTGLNYLREHILPTSRIHYQIEKAGDVANVVPEYARIWTRIRDPKRENMMAVYERALKIAQGASLMAEVDYKVTLMSGLHEILVNRYGANALHANMELVGPIEYTDEEQEYAKGIQRATGKPEVGLDGSIMPLQETVPITQGASTDVGDVSWIVPEISLTGATAPVGTPWHSWAVVACGGMSIGHKGMIFAAKSLALTMADLFQNRQLIFKIQEEFKERKGAYEYKPILPDAPPPIPTKS comes from the coding sequence ATGAATAGAATATTTACTGTCCTGGTCCTGCTGGGTTGCTTATCAGAACCAGGAATCACACAACCGGGTTGGACTCCCGTGAAGAAAGCCATTGCTTCAAATATCGACGAGCAGAGTCCTGATCTGATCGGTATGAGTGATGCCATCTGGGGATTTGCAGAGACCGCATTCCTGGAAAGCCAGTCGGCCGATGTTTTAGCTGCATATGCCGAAGAGCAGGGTTTTCGTGTTCAGCGTGGGGTCGCCGAAATGCCTACCTCCATCGTGGCCGAGTTCGGGAGCGGACATCCCATCATCGGGATCCTGGGCGAATACGATGCCTTGCCGGGTTTGTCCCAAAAATCACAAGTTGAAAAGGAGCCGCTGGTGGAAGGAGCCCCGGGTCACGGCTGTGGTCATAACCTTTTCGGAGTCGCCAGCCTGGGCGCGGCGACGGCGATCAAAGATATGATTGCATCCGGCCAGCTGCAAGGTACGGTGCGGTTCTACGGGACGCCGGCGGAAGAGAAATATTTTGGCAAACTGTATATGGCCCGGGCCGGGCTCTTCAACGACCTGGACGTATGCCTGGACTGGCACCCAGGTCCGGTTAACGATGCCAATACCAACAGTTCGATGGCCCTGATTGACTACATCATTGAATTTTATGGCAAAGCGGCCCACGCAGCCCTGGATCCCTGGAATGGACGCAGTGCCGTTGATGCGATGGAGCTGTACACCACTGGCCTCAACTACCTGCGCGAACACATCCTGCCCACTTCGCGCATCCATTACCAGATCGAAAAAGCCGGTGATGTCGCTAATGTGGTGCCGGAATACGCCCGCATCTGGACCCGTATCCGGGATCCCAAACGAGAGAACATGATGGCGGTCTACGAGCGAGCACTGAAGATCGCCCAGGGCGCTTCTCTGATGGCTGAAGTGGATTATAAGGTGACGCTGATGTCAGGACTCCATGAGATCCTGGTCAACCGGTACGGAGCCAATGCCCTGCATGCCAACATGGAACTGGTAGGCCCCATCGAATACACTGACGAAGAGCAGGAATATGCCAAAGGCATTCAGCGGGCTACGGGTAAACCGGAAGTAGGCCTTGACGGCAGCATCATGCCCCTTCAGGAGACCGTACCGATCACCCAGGGCGCCTCTACGGATGTGGGTGACGTGAGCTGGATAGTCCCGGAGATCAGCCTGACGGGTGCCACGGCACCGGTTGGCACACCCTGGCATTCCTGGGCGGTGGTAGCCTGCGGCGGGATGTCCATCGGGCATAAAGGGATGATCTTCGCCGCCAAGTCACTGGCCCTAACCATGGCGGACCTCTTCCAAAACCGGCAGCTGATCTTTAAGATCCAGGAAGAATTCAAAGAGCGGAAAGGCGCTTACGAGTATAAACCGATTTTGCCGGATGCTCCACCGCCGATACCCACTAAGAGTTGA
- a CDS encoding SDR family oxidoreductase: MFRLDNKQAVITGGGSGIGAAISTVFAAQGATVHILDLNKEKAEETAQSIRDAGGMVEVQVINVTDRQAITDCFAAISKDARLDILVNNAGIGFVGNIEQTPEETLDRMYQVNIKGVYNGMQAAVPIMRSQGGGVILNMASIVATIGIPDRFAYTMTKGAVLGMTHAVAIDYLDAHIRCNCISPARVHTPFVDEFLAKNYPGREQEMMDVLAKTQPIGRMGKPEEIAYLALYLCSDEASFVTGTDYPIDGGFISLIK; this comes from the coding sequence ATGTTCCGTCTGGATAACAAACAAGCCGTGATCACCGGCGGCGGCAGCGGCATCGGCGCTGCGATCAGCACTGTTTTTGCTGCTCAGGGTGCAACAGTCCATATTCTGGACCTCAATAAAGAGAAAGCCGAGGAGACTGCACAAAGCATCCGCGATGCCGGTGGTATGGTTGAAGTCCAAGTCATCAATGTGACCGACCGTCAGGCTATCACGGATTGTTTCGCTGCGATCAGCAAAGATGCCAGGCTCGATATCCTGGTCAATAACGCCGGTATCGGGTTTGTGGGCAATATCGAACAGACACCGGAGGAGACCCTGGACCGGATGTACCAGGTCAACATCAAAGGCGTTTACAATGGCATGCAAGCCGCTGTACCGATCATGCGATCGCAAGGTGGTGGCGTTATTCTAAACATGGCCTCCATTGTTGCCACCATCGGCATTCCGGATCGATTCGCCTATACCATGACCAAAGGCGCAGTCCTTGGGATGACCCATGCCGTGGCCATCGACTACCTGGATGCGCATATACGCTGCAATTGCATCTCTCCCGCACGGGTACACACGCCCTTCGTAGATGAATTCCTGGCTAAAAACTATCCGGGCCGCGAACAGGAAATGATGGATGTCCTGGCCAAAACCCAACCCATCGGGCGTATGGGCAAGCCGGAAGAGATCGCCTACCTGGCACTATATCTTTGTTCCGATGAAGCATCGTTCGTAACAGGAACCGATTATCCGATTGATGGCGGATTTATTTCCCTGATCAAATAA
- a CDS encoding phage holin family protein — protein MRIIFKVLFNALVVYFLAWLLPGISVPDYKDAIIVAILLGIVNAIVKPIVQIITFPVTILTLGLWLLVINGAMILLVDHFFSGFYVSGWWSAIIFALLMSILGTSYDKASDRRK, from the coding sequence ATGCGGATTATCTTCAAAGTCTTGTTTAATGCCCTGGTAGTCTATTTCCTGGCGTGGCTGCTGCCCGGCATCTCCGTTCCGGATTACAAAGATGCCATCATTGTCGCCATCCTGCTAGGAATTGTCAATGCCATTGTTAAACCCATCGTTCAGATCATCACCTTTCCGGTCACCATACTCACGCTGGGATTGTGGTTGCTGGTGATCAACGGTGCCATGATCCTGCTGGTCGATCATTTCTTTTCCGGATTCTATGTCAGCGGATGGTGGTCAGCCATCATCTTCGCCCTATTAATGTCGATTCTGGGAACCTCGTACGACAAAGCTTCCGACCGGCGCAAATGA
- the nadA gene encoding quinolinate synthase NadA: MLEQELAIAQRDLEKNGWLDIEVDPTLDLVAEINRLKKEKNAIILAHYYQESEIQDIADYIGDSLGLSQKAAKTDADIIVFAGVHFMAETAKMLSPQKKVLLPDLKAGCSLADSCPPALFRKFKEKYPDHVVVSYINCTAELKTLTDVCCTSSNAVQIINSIPEDKPIIFAPDKNLGAYLKKKTGRDMILWNGTCMVHEIFSQEKITKLRQRHPDAKFIAHPECEAALLEQADYIGSTSGLLKYTKENPAQEFIVATEVGIIHQMQKASPLKTFIPAPPENMCACNECPHMKRNTMEKLYLCMEFEQPEIILEDWIIEQGRASIDRMLEVSEQAGLKLAD; the protein is encoded by the coding sequence ATGCTGGAACAGGAATTGGCGATCGCCCAACGAGACCTTGAAAAGAATGGATGGCTGGATATCGAAGTAGATCCGACCCTGGACCTGGTTGCGGAAATCAACCGGTTAAAAAAAGAAAAAAACGCCATTATCCTGGCGCATTATTACCAGGAATCGGAGATTCAGGACATCGCCGATTACATCGGTGATAGTCTCGGACTTTCCCAGAAAGCCGCCAAGACCGATGCGGACATCATTGTATTTGCCGGGGTGCATTTTATGGCCGAAACGGCCAAGATGTTATCGCCGCAAAAGAAAGTGTTGCTCCCCGACCTCAAAGCCGGATGCTCTCTGGCTGACTCCTGCCCGCCTGCTCTTTTCCGCAAATTCAAGGAGAAATACCCCGATCACGTGGTGGTTTCGTACATCAATTGTACTGCAGAACTAAAGACCCTTACCGATGTCTGCTGCACCTCTTCCAATGCCGTGCAAATCATCAACAGCATTCCGGAAGACAAGCCGATCATCTTTGCCCCGGATAAAAACCTGGGCGCCTACCTGAAGAAAAAGACCGGCCGCGATATGATCCTCTGGAATGGCACCTGCATGGTTCATGAGATCTTTTCGCAAGAGAAGATCACCAAGTTACGCCAGCGTCATCCGGACGCGAAATTCATTGCCCACCCGGAATGTGAAGCAGCCCTGCTCGAACAAGCCGACTACATCGGGTCGACCAGCGGATTGCTGAAATACACCAAAGAAAATCCCGCTCAGGAATTCATTGTAGCCACCGAGGTGGGCATCATCCATCAGATGCAGAAAGCATCGCCATTAAAAACATTTATACCGGCACCACCGGAAAACATGTGTGCCTGCAACGAATGCCCCCATATGAAGCGCAACACCATGGAGAAGCTTTACCTGTGCATGGAATTCGAACAGCCGGAAATCATCCTGGAAGACTGGATCATCGAGCAGGGCCGCGCCAGCATCGACCGTATGCTGGAGGTCTCCGAGCAGGCCGGGCTGAAATTGGCGGATTGA
- a CDS encoding L-rhamnose mutarotase, giving the protein MQRYCLTLDLQDDPYLVEQYIRYHQDVWPEILESIRSSGITGMQIYHYDGRLMMIMETNDDFSFERKAAMDASNETVQEWEELMWKFQKPLADAKPGEKWMLMDKIFELD; this is encoded by the coding sequence ATGCAACGCTATTGCCTCACCCTGGACCTTCAGGACGATCCTTATCTGGTCGAACAATACATCCGTTACCACCAGGATGTATGGCCGGAAATCCTTGAAAGCATCCGTTCCTCCGGTATCACCGGTATGCAGATCTATCATTACGATGGTAGATTGATGATGATCATGGAGACCAACGATGATTTTTCGTTCGAGCGAAAAGCCGCCATGGATGCCTCCAATGAAACCGTCCAGGAATGGGAAGAACTCATGTGGAAATTCCAGAAGCCCCTGGCTGACGCCAAGCCCGGAGAGAAATGGATGCTGATGGATAAGATCTTTGAACTGGACTAG
- a CDS encoding fumarylacetoacetate hydrolase family protein, translating into MKLIRFGHPGVEKPGLLENGIRYDVSAFGEDYDEKFFDGNGIQRLQNWFEQHRASCPVVADSERLGPPMCRPSKIICIGLNYAKHAAESGMEVPKEPVLFFKATTAFCGPNDDVVIPRESKKTDWEVELAVVIGRRASYITKEDAMDYIAGYCLHNDYSEREFQIERGGQWVKGKSADTFAPTGPFLATKDEIPDPHNLRLWLDLNGQRLQDSNTNDLIFDIPTSIAYISQFMTLLPGDMISTGTPAGVGLGLNPQRYLVPGDVVTLGIEGLGQSTQRAVAWSR; encoded by the coding sequence ATGAAACTCATACGTTTTGGTCATCCGGGTGTTGAAAAGCCCGGGCTATTGGAAAATGGAATACGCTACGATGTGTCTGCATTTGGCGAGGACTACGACGAAAAATTTTTCGATGGCAACGGCATTCAGCGACTGCAGAACTGGTTTGAACAACACCGCGCTTCCTGTCCGGTCGTGGCCGACAGCGAGCGGCTGGGTCCACCGATGTGCCGGCCTTCAAAGATCATCTGCATTGGCCTGAACTATGCCAAACATGCAGCCGAAAGCGGTATGGAGGTACCCAAAGAACCGGTCCTCTTCTTCAAAGCAACCACTGCTTTCTGCGGACCAAACGATGATGTGGTCATCCCCCGCGAATCGAAGAAAACCGACTGGGAAGTGGAACTCGCAGTCGTTATCGGCAGGCGTGCCTCCTACATCACCAAGGAAGACGCCATGGATTACATCGCCGGCTATTGCCTGCACAACGATTACAGCGAACGCGAATTTCAGATCGAGCGCGGCGGGCAGTGGGTCAAAGGTAAGAGCGCCGACACCTTCGCACCCACCGGTCCATTCCTGGCCACGAAGGATGAGATCCCTGATCCACACAATCTGCGTCTTTGGTTGGATCTGAACGGACAGCGGCTCCAGGATTCCAATACCAACGACCTGATCTTTGATATCCCGACTTCCATTGCCTACATCTCCCAATTCATGACCCTGTTACCCGGGGATATGATCAGTACCGGGACGCCGGCCGGCGTAGGCCTGGGCCTCAACCCACAGCGGTACCTGGTACCCGGCGACGTGGTCACCCTAGGCATCGAAGGGCTGGGCCAGTCGACCCAGCGGGCTGTCGCCTGGTCCAGATAA